CGGCATCGAACAGCGCCTGCGGGCCGCCGGGCATTCCGAGCCCGGAATGTACGTGCTGGAGCATGGCTACTGCCGGTCGCTCTACGTGCAGGACCCCAACGGGATGCTCGTGGAGTTCACGTGGGACAATCCGGAGGCCGTGACGCCCGAGGCGACACGGAGCCGCCGCGCCCAGGCCCACGGCGAACTGAAGCGCTGGCTCGCGGGTCACCGAGACTCGAACAACACGTTCCGCTAGCTTCAGCCAGGCAGGCGGACGCCGCGCTCGGCCTCGAAGTGGCGCCGCCATCGCGCCCGCAGGTCGTCCGGAGACACGCCGTGACGCTCGTCGCGGAACTCGGCGGCGAGGATGCGGTCGGTTCGAAAGTGCCGGAAGGTCGAGCGAAGCTCGCACCAGGCGGCGAGCAGCCGCACCGCCTCGGCATAGCCGATGATGACGGGCCAGATCGTCCGCTCGCTCTCCCGGCCCTGGTCATCCCGATAGCGGATGCGGATCTTCCGCCCGCTGCGAATCCACGCGCGGGTGCGGGCCATGTCCAGCCCATCCACGGCGACACCCAGGGGCAGCGGGGCCCCGATGGTTGGCTCGGCAATGAACGGGCGCAGCCGCTCCGGCACGACCGCGGCGATCTTGGCGACGAGGTCTCGCGCTGCGCTCGCGAGCGCGGCGTCGCCTCGCTCGGCGACCCACTGAGCGCCAAGCACCGCCGCCTCGAGCTCATCGGGCGTGAGCATCAGCGGCGGCATGTCGAAGTCGCGCTCGAGCACGTAGCCAATCCCCGCCTCACCGCGGATCGGCACCCGCTGTCCGATGAGGTCCGCGACGTCGCGGTAGATGGAGCGCTTGGACACCTCCAGCTCCGCGGCGAGAGCGTCCGCCGTCACCGGGCGGCTGGAGCGCCGGAGGATCTGGATGAGCTGGAACAGGCGGTCGGCGCGGCGCATGGCGGTTTGCTGCTGACAGCATGCTGGCAGCAGCCGCTCGTTACAAGCCGGGGCACGGTCACCTCGGTGGCCGACCCACCGAAGGAGGACACCCATGAACTTCGTCTCGATCCGCCTGATCACCGCAGACCTCGAGCGCCTGGTCCGCTTCTACGAGCGGCTCTCCGGCCTGCGGGCGACCCGATACACCGAGGATTTCGCGGAGCTGATCACGCCAGCCTGCACCCTTGCGATCGGCAGCACGCGCACGCTCCAGTTGTTCGGCGGCGATATCGCCCGGCCCGCCGACAACCACACCGCCATCATCGAGTTCCGTGTCGACGACGTCGACGAATCGTTCCGGAGGCTGAAGGACGTCATCGGGGGTGCGCTGGTCCAGGAGCCCACCACCATGCCGTGGGGCAACAGATCGCTGCTGTTCCGCGATCCCGACGGCACCCTGGTGAACTTCTTCACGCCGGTCACGAAGGAAGCGATCGCGAAGTTCAATCGATAGGCAGAGCCAATACGCTCTGGGTTTCCCGAGAATGGACACGTCTGGTAATCTCATTTCCATCCATGGAAACCAAATACGAGCCGTCATGGGATGATCTGCGGGTGCTGCTCGCGGTGCACCGCCACCGCAGCTTCCTGGCCGCGGGCCGCGCGCTCGGCATCTCCACCTCGACCACTGCCCGGAGGATCGAGGCCCTCGAGCAGGCCCTGGACCGACCGTTGGTGCATCGCTCGAGCGCGGGCACCTCCGTGGAGCCAGAGGCACTCGAGCTCGTCAACCTCGCCGAGCAGCTCGAGCTCGGCTTGCAGTCCGTGCGGCGCGATGAAGGCGACGCGACAGCCAGCGGCACCGTGCGGCTGTCG
Above is a window of Cystobacter fuscus DNA encoding:
- a CDS encoding helix-turn-helix transcriptional regulator: MRRADRLFQLIQILRRSSRPVTADALAAELEVSKRSIYRDVADLIGQRVPIRGEAGIGYVLERDFDMPPLMLTPDELEAAVLGAQWVAERGDAALASAARDLVAKIAAVVPERLRPFIAEPTIGAPLPLGVAVDGLDMARTRAWIRSGRKIRIRYRDDQGRESERTIWPVIIGYAEAVRLLAAWCELRSTFRHFRTDRILAAEFRDERHGVSPDDLRARWRRHFEAERGVRLPG
- a CDS encoding VOC family protein yields the protein MNFVSIRLITADLERLVRFYERLSGLRATRYTEDFAELITPACTLAIGSTRTLQLFGGDIARPADNHTAIIEFRVDDVDESFRRLKDVIGGALVQEPTTMPWGNRSLLFRDPDGTLVNFFTPVTKEAIAKFNR